In Pedobacter heparinus DSM 2366, the following are encoded in one genomic region:
- a CDS encoding heavy-metal-associated domain-containing protein, which produces MNLFRILSVVVLTFLGSAVFAQSKTEKIKVAGNCGMCKKKIETALKVNGISTADWNKTTKVLTVSYDSTKISNDQIQQKVAAAGYDTPKFKAPKEAYEKLDDCCQYDRTGKAGETH; this is translated from the coding sequence ATGAACTTATTTAGAATTCTTTCGGTAGTCGTGTTGACTTTCCTTGGCAGTGCTGTATTTGCACAATCTAAAACAGAAAAAATCAAAGTAGCAGGTAACTGTGGTATGTGCAAAAAAAAGATCGAAACTGCACTTAAAGTAAATGGTATAAGTACGGCAGACTGGAACAAAACTACAAAAGTGCTGACAGTAAGTTACGACTCTACAAAAATCAGTAACGATCAGATCCAGCAGAAAGTTGCAGCAGCAGGTTACGATACCCCTAAGTTTAAAGCGCCAAAAGAAGCTTACGAAAAGCTTGACGACTGCTGCCAGTACGACCGTACAGGTAAAGCAGGAGAAACACATTAA
- a CDS encoding LytR/AlgR family response regulator transcription factor, with the protein MSNDIGYILVRAEGITYQVKLEEIIFAEAKKNYTHLFGDSRVLKPKLALSEVEKLLPPAQFIRVHRSFIINKEKIKHIDGNSIYVDKHVIPLGGSFREGFLKKIGAID; encoded by the coding sequence ATGTCTAACGATATTGGGTATATTTTGGTTAGAGCAGAAGGCATAACCTATCAAGTGAAATTGGAAGAAATAATTTTTGCTGAAGCTAAGAAGAACTATACCCATCTATTCGGAGATTCCAGGGTACTTAAACCAAAGCTTGCCCTGTCGGAAGTTGAAAAGTTACTTCCGCCGGCACAATTTATTCGTGTGCACCGCTCTTTCATTATTAATAAAGAGAAAATTAAACATATCGATGGTAATAGCATTTATGTTGATAAACATGTAATCCCGCTGGGTGGGAGTTTTAGGGAAGGTTTTTTAAAAAAAATTGGGGCAATAGATTAA
- a CDS encoding methyltransferase domain-containing protein: protein MPWNPEVYNKFKQERFAPFYDLLALINVRPGLNVIDLGCGTGELTRQLTDHLPTAQVLGIDASSEMLKEAKTFKTNQLNFEQRSIEQQIKEGLKYDLVFSNAALQWLENHETLIPTIITMLQPGGQLVVQVPSNQDHFTHRFIRTLAQQEPYCSALNGWIRSVPVLNIESYANLLFDHGGSEIIVFEKVYPHILKDTAALFDWVSGTALIPYLEKLPEKLKTDFIATYKTGLAHNFQEAPVFYPFKRILMVATFN, encoded by the coding sequence ATGCCCTGGAACCCGGAAGTATACAACAAGTTTAAGCAGGAACGTTTTGCGCCATTTTACGACTTGCTGGCATTGATAAATGTAAGGCCAGGTCTAAATGTAATTGACTTGGGTTGTGGAACAGGTGAACTGACCCGTCAGCTTACAGATCACTTGCCAACTGCACAAGTACTGGGCATTGATGCTTCTTCAGAAATGCTGAAAGAAGCCAAAACCTTTAAAACTAACCAATTGAATTTTGAGCAGCGCAGTATTGAACAGCAGATTAAAGAGGGTCTAAAATACGATCTTGTTTTCTCCAATGCAGCTTTACAATGGCTGGAAAATCATGAGACCCTGATACCAACCATTATAACTATGCTGCAGCCAGGTGGACAGCTGGTGGTTCAGGTTCCTTCCAATCAGGATCATTTTACACATCGGTTTATACGTACACTGGCCCAACAGGAACCATACTGCTCTGCATTGAACGGCTGGATAAGAAGTGTTCCTGTCCTAAACATCGAATCCTACGCAAACCTACTCTTTGATCATGGCGGTTCAGAAATTATTGTTTTTGAAAAAGTATACCCCCATATTTTGAAGGATACTGCGGCATTGTTCGACTGGGTTTCGGGCACCGCACTCATTCCATACCTGGAAAAGTTACCTGAAAAGTTAAAAACAGATTTTATAGCAACATACAAAACAGGATTAGCCCATAATTTCCAGGAAGCACCAGTATTTTATCCATTTAAACGCATTTTAATGGTGGCTACTTTTAATTAA
- a CDS encoding HYC_CC_PP family protein, translated as MKRTLLTILAIFYLGVSSGASVHFHYCMGELVSWGLEKQSRKVCDFCGMPKSAAKKKSCCKDVEQQVKVEKSQKVSQTVYKFDQLSTAVTLPELFAVQQAPVPVKITREALSNAPPEGERIPVYLKNCTYRI; from the coding sequence ATGAAAAGGACACTGCTTACCATACTTGCCATTTTTTACCTGGGTGTATCCAGCGGAGCAAGTGTGCACTTTCATTATTGTATGGGAGAACTGGTAAGCTGGGGACTGGAAAAACAATCCCGCAAGGTTTGCGATTTTTGTGGAATGCCAAAATCGGCAGCTAAAAAGAAATCCTGCTGCAAAGATGTTGAACAACAGGTTAAGGTTGAAAAATCCCAAAAAGTAAGCCAGACCGTTTATAAATTTGATCAGCTTTCAACAGCAGTCACCCTGCCTGAATTGTTTGCTGTTCAACAGGCGCCCGTACCTGTAAAAATTACCAGGGAAGCATTAAGCAATGCTCCGCCTGAGGGAGAGCGTATCCCTGTTTACCTAAAAAACTGTACCTACAGAATATAA
- a CDS encoding heavy-metal-associated domain-containing protein, with product METLKFKTNIKCSGCIATVTPFLNDIPEIAKWEVDTDNPEKILTVEASDNLDAETVVNTLKKAGYVAKEA from the coding sequence ATGGAAACACTAAAATTTAAAACAAATATCAAATGCAGCGGATGTATTGCAACCGTGACCCCTTTTTTAAACGACATTCCGGAGATTGCCAAATGGGAAGTTGATACCGATAATCCGGAGAAGATCCTTACTGTTGAAGCAAGTGACAACCTGGATGCCGAAACCGTGGTAAATACATTGAAAAAGGCAGGCTATGTAGCAAAAGAAGCGTAA
- a CDS encoding serine hydrolase domain-containing protein, translated as MKTFFTLLICVLSCISSSSQPRLRPNSIAQLTDSIRNIVRKRNIPGLMLGIVTKDSVLFSGGFGYADLKNKRAVNSKTLFRMGSITKSFVAIAILKLVEQGKLNLTDRLRYLAPEVPFTNNWENTYPVRLVNLLEHTTGFDDFKFNKMYTLERRQYSSEEMMLEQKASMVCRWRPSERYTYSNVNYAILGYIISKFSGTEYDQYLKESILLPLGMTVSNFNTWSRMPFLDTREYSSASGQLKEVPSVTLLPGAAASLWSSADEMNIFLQSLINLDSRLLSKKNFELMESPTSSIGATAGLMTGYALGNEDFGTNRGHDGTIGTCKSSYRYNRKLGYGFVLSSNANGLGSIETLINQYLIDKYSNTKKSEPLTSIPLNKKELRPYLGYYQKEDPRYNLLAFADRLLLLKVEIKNDTLQYNILGRTHQLIQTAPLVFRERWGTQAEIAFAINAEGKKVMIVNKHYTEKVPLSKAFSWLIMIILALVFGLYAVFSGIIAIGYILIKRQKPKSLHFFILPMLSLVLLSWGIYAFMHIYNNSYLLFKLGVPSATSISIFMGLTLFGISTLINALVLIKKLKTITSRYKQSILILTALSLLLIAGILLANGWIGLRFWKL; from the coding sequence ATGAAAACTTTCTTCACCCTATTGATCTGCGTACTGAGCTGTATAAGCTCAAGCAGCCAGCCCAGACTCAGGCCCAATTCCATAGCCCAACTAACAGATTCCATTCGGAACATTGTTCGTAAACGGAACATCCCCGGTCTTATGCTGGGTATCGTTACCAAAGATAGTGTACTGTTCTCAGGTGGTTTTGGCTATGCAGACCTGAAAAACAAGAGGGCTGTAAACAGCAAAACCTTGTTTCGTATGGGTTCCATTACCAAGTCGTTCGTAGCCATAGCGATACTAAAGTTAGTAGAGCAAGGCAAGCTAAATCTAACCGACCGGCTAAGATATCTTGCCCCAGAGGTCCCATTTACAAACAACTGGGAAAACACATACCCCGTAAGGTTGGTGAATCTACTCGAACATACCACAGGCTTTGATGATTTCAAATTCAATAAAATGTATACCCTTGAACGCCGGCAGTATAGCTCTGAAGAAATGATGTTAGAACAAAAGGCATCAATGGTCTGCCGCTGGAGACCTTCAGAGCGCTATACTTACAGCAATGTAAATTATGCTATCCTTGGCTATATCATTAGCAAGTTCAGTGGGACGGAATACGATCAATACCTAAAAGAAAGCATTCTACTCCCTCTAGGTATGACTGTATCCAATTTTAACACCTGGAGCAGGATGCCCTTTCTCGACACTAGGGAATATTCAAGTGCTTCAGGTCAGCTCAAAGAAGTGCCCTCAGTAACGTTATTGCCCGGTGCCGCAGCCTCCTTATGGTCTTCGGCAGATGAAATGAATATATTCCTGCAATCCCTGATCAACCTTGACAGTCGCTTACTATCAAAAAAAAACTTTGAACTTATGGAAAGTCCAACCAGTTCTATAGGAGCGACTGCCGGGTTAATGACGGGATATGCGTTGGGAAATGAAGATTTTGGGACAAACAGGGGGCATGATGGCACCATAGGCACCTGCAAATCCAGCTACAGATACAATAGGAAGTTGGGATATGGTTTCGTACTTTCATCGAATGCCAACGGTCTGGGAAGTATCGAAACCCTAATCAACCAGTACCTAATTGACAAATATTCCAACACTAAAAAATCAGAACCATTAACTAGCATCCCCTTAAATAAAAAAGAGCTTAGACCATACCTAGGTTATTACCAAAAAGAGGATCCTAGGTATAATTTACTGGCTTTTGCAGATCGACTGTTGCTGCTTAAGGTTGAGATCAAGAACGATACCTTACAATACAATATTTTAGGGCGAACGCACCAACTGATACAAACTGCTCCTTTGGTTTTCCGAGAAAGATGGGGGACACAGGCCGAGATCGCTTTTGCCATTAATGCCGAAGGTAAAAAAGTCATGATCGTCAATAAACATTACACCGAAAAAGTACCTCTATCAAAAGCATTCAGCTGGCTTATTATGATCATCCTGGCTCTGGTTTTTGGGTTATACGCTGTTTTTTCTGGGATAATTGCTATAGGTTATATCCTCATTAAAAGGCAAAAGCCGAAGTCACTACATTTTTTCATTCTACCCATGCTCAGCTTGGTTTTATTAAGTTGGGGCATTTATGCATTTATGCATATCTATAACAACAGTTACCTACTTTTTAAGCTTGGTGTACCCTCTGCAACATCAATTTCAATTTTTATGGGGTTAACCTTGTTTGGCATCTCTACCTTAATAAATGCCTTGGTACTTATTAAAAAATTAAAAACTATAACGAGCCGGTATAAACAAAGTATTCTTATCCTGACTGCCTTATCTTTACTGCTGATAGCTGGCATTTTGCTAGCAAATGGTTGGATAGGGCTTAGATTCTGGAAGTTATAA
- a CDS encoding heavy metal translocating P-type ATPase: MNKNVETISMPVLGMTCAACAVSIESMIAAQEGVDKAAVNYATQTVQVSYHPDVIQPDAMQKAVQSIGYDLIVAQEGAAALQEEAQKNNYTTLKKRMVWSLILTIPVVIIGMFFMDMPNGNYYMLALTTPVLFIFGRNFFINAWKQAKYGKANMDTLVALSTGIAYLFSVFNTFYPEFWHSRGLHPHVYFEAAAVVIVFIMLGKLLEEKAKSNTSSAIKKLIGLQPKTVIVITKDGEKEIAVADVHVTDQILVRAGEKIPVDGEVYEGGSYVDESMITGEPVAVAKKVGDKVFSGTINQKGSFKFKAEKVGGETMLAQIIKLVQDAQGSKAPVQKLVDKIAGIFVPIVILIAIISLGAWLLFGGEHAFTQGLLAMVTVLVIACPCALGLATPTAIMVGIGKGAEHGILIKDAEALELGHKVNAIILDKTGTITEGKPEVTHLEWADGKDKELLQSVLIALEQASEHPLAEAIVRKLKTDGVKGSAVTDFESLTGKGVSAVFEGEKYWAGSHKILKDQQIQVPEALQTKVDELQQLAQTVIYFTNTTQVLAMVAIADQIKSGSAKAVKALKGAGIEIYMLTGDNQQTAASVAGQSGIDHFKAEVLPSDKADFVKELQAKGKVVAMIGDGINDSQALAQADVSIAMGRGSDIAIDVAKMTLVSSDLQQVPKALRLSKLTVKTIRQNLFWAFIYNLIGIPIAAGLLYPINGFLLNPMIAGAAMALSSVSVVGNSLRLKLAKLI, encoded by the coding sequence ATGAACAAGAATGTAGAAACAATTTCGATGCCGGTGCTTGGAATGACCTGTGCAGCCTGTGCCGTTAGTATTGAATCTATGATAGCCGCCCAGGAAGGGGTAGACAAAGCTGCTGTTAATTACGCTACACAAACGGTACAGGTGAGCTATCATCCTGATGTGATACAGCCGGATGCTATGCAAAAAGCAGTTCAGTCTATTGGTTACGATTTAATTGTAGCGCAGGAAGGTGCTGCAGCATTACAGGAAGAGGCACAAAAGAACAATTACACCACACTTAAAAAAAGAATGGTCTGGTCGCTTATCCTTACCATTCCTGTGGTGATCATCGGTATGTTCTTTATGGATATGCCTAATGGTAATTATTATATGCTGGCCTTAACCACACCGGTGCTGTTCATTTTTGGCAGAAATTTCTTTATTAATGCCTGGAAACAGGCAAAATACGGAAAAGCGAATATGGATACCCTGGTGGCCCTAAGTACCGGTATTGCCTATCTTTTCAGCGTTTTTAACACTTTCTATCCCGAATTCTGGCACAGCAGGGGCTTACACCCACATGTATATTTTGAGGCTGCGGCAGTGGTAATTGTATTCATCATGCTGGGAAAACTGCTGGAAGAAAAGGCAAAATCAAATACCTCTTCGGCGATTAAAAAGCTGATAGGCCTGCAGCCTAAAACAGTTATTGTAATTACAAAAGACGGGGAAAAGGAAATTGCTGTTGCCGATGTACATGTTACTGATCAGATACTGGTACGTGCGGGAGAAAAGATCCCTGTAGACGGCGAGGTATATGAAGGAGGCTCTTATGTTGATGAAAGCATGATTACCGGTGAACCTGTTGCAGTAGCTAAAAAAGTGGGCGATAAGGTGTTTTCCGGAACCATTAATCAGAAAGGTAGTTTTAAATTTAAGGCAGAAAAAGTAGGTGGTGAAACCATGCTGGCCCAGATCATAAAACTGGTACAGGATGCACAGGGTTCTAAAGCACCCGTACAGAAGCTGGTAGATAAAATTGCAGGCATATTTGTACCTATAGTTATTTTAATTGCCATTATTAGCTTAGGTGCATGGCTGTTGTTTGGTGGCGAACATGCTTTTACACAGGGCTTACTTGCCATGGTTACCGTATTGGTTATTGCCTGCCCTTGTGCGTTGGGCCTGGCAACACCTACGGCAATTATGGTGGGTATTGGCAAGGGTGCAGAGCACGGGATATTAATTAAAGATGCTGAAGCACTGGAACTGGGCCATAAAGTAAATGCCATTATTTTAGATAAAACAGGGACCATTACTGAAGGCAAGCCGGAAGTAACGCATTTGGAATGGGCAGACGGAAAGGATAAAGAACTGTTGCAAAGTGTATTGATTGCTTTAGAACAGGCTTCAGAACATCCATTGGCCGAAGCCATTGTGCGTAAGCTGAAAACAGATGGTGTAAAAGGGTCTGCGGTAACTGATTTTGAAAGCCTGACAGGTAAAGGTGTTAGCGCAGTATTTGAAGGAGAAAAATACTGGGCAGGAAGCCATAAGATTTTAAAAGATCAGCAGATACAGGTGCCGGAAGCATTGCAGACAAAAGTTGATGAGCTGCAGCAGCTGGCACAAACGGTCATTTATTTTACCAATACAACACAAGTACTGGCCATGGTAGCTATTGCCGATCAGATCAAATCAGGTTCAGCCAAAGCAGTGAAAGCTTTAAAGGGCGCAGGTATTGAAATATATATGCTTACCGGTGATAACCAGCAAACTGCGGCATCGGTCGCCGGGCAGTCGGGAATTGATCATTTTAAGGCCGAAGTATTGCCATCGGACAAAGCTGATTTCGTAAAGGAGCTGCAGGCGAAAGGAAAAGTAGTCGCAATGATAGGGGATGGGATCAACGACAGCCAGGCATTGGCCCAGGCCGATGTTTCGATTGCGATGGGTAGAGGCTCGGATATTGCCATTGATGTGGCTAAGATGACATTGGTATCTTCCGATCTGCAGCAGGTACCTAAAGCTTTACGCTTATCAAAGCTTACCGTTAAAACCATCCGTCAGAACTTATTCTGGGCATTTATTTACAACCTGATCGGCATTCCGATTGCTGCGGGACTGTTGTATCCGATCAATGGGTTCTTATTGAACCCCATGATAGCCGGTGCGGCAATGGCACTTAGTTCAGTATCGGTGGTAGGAAACAGCCTGCGGCTGAAGCTGGCAAAACTGATATAA
- a CDS encoding LytR/AlgR family response regulator transcription factor yields the protein MQPIKCLIVDDEPIARNLLIDYCSYLSVLEVVEVCENAFEARECLMNRKIDLIFLDINMPLLDGIGFLKTIKNVPRVIFTTAYRKFAVAAFDLAACDYLVKPFSLDRFIQAVDRVKMD from the coding sequence ATGCAGCCTATTAAATGTTTAATTGTTGATGATGAGCCCATTGCCAGGAATCTGCTGATAGATTATTGTAGCTATTTAAGTGTGCTTGAGGTTGTTGAGGTATGTGAAAATGCTTTCGAGGCACGTGAATGTTTAATGAACCGAAAAATTGACCTTATTTTCCTTGACATCAATATGCCTTTGCTAGATGGGATCGGTTTCTTAAAAACCATTAAAAATGTGCCACGGGTTATTTTTACTACAGCATACCGGAAGTTTGCCGTAGCAGCTTTCGATCTCGCGGCCTGCGACTATCTTGTTAAACCATTTTCGTTAGACCGGTTTATTCAGGCGGTTGATAGAGTAAAAATGGATTGA
- a CDS encoding LolA family protein, with amino-acid sequence MIKKFTLLLFTLGTAYAAHAQTDAQARTILNAVSKKYRSYDIVKTDFTLIIESQQANAKETQQGTLYVKANASKYKVSTGGQEMISDGKTLWTYLKEEKEVQVTDADNSNNALNPAKIFTIYESGFKYIYTGDKKVGTKIYQMIDLTPTDINKPYFKIRLSIDKVAKQIASALILEKNGNRYTYNVRTFVPNVKVPESTFTFDSKKYPGVEVVDLR; translated from the coding sequence ATGATCAAGAAATTTACATTACTGCTGTTTACATTGGGGACAGCTTATGCTGCTCATGCACAAACTGATGCACAGGCCCGGACTATACTGAATGCAGTAAGTAAAAAATACCGTTCTTATGATATTGTCAAAACTGATTTTACGCTGATCATCGAGAGCCAGCAGGCCAATGCCAAAGAAACCCAACAAGGTACTTTGTATGTAAAAGCAAACGCCAGTAAATATAAGGTAAGCACTGGCGGGCAGGAAATGATCAGTGATGGTAAAACTTTATGGACTTATTTAAAAGAAGAAAAGGAAGTTCAGGTTACGGATGCAGATAACAGCAACAACGCCCTGAACCCTGCAAAGATCTTCACCATTTATGAGAGCGGCTTCAAGTATATATATACAGGAGATAAAAAGGTAGGTACTAAGATTTATCAGATGATTGACCTGACACCTACAGATATCAATAAACCCTATTTTAAGATCCGTTTAAGTATAGATAAGGTAGCCAAGCAAATAGCTTCTGCTCTTATTCTGGAAAAAAATGGCAACAGGTATACCTATAACGTAAGAACTTTTGTGCCTAATGTAAAGGTACCTGAGTCTACTTTTACTTTCGACAGCAAGAAATATCCTGGCGTTGAAGTAGTGGATTTGAGGTAA
- a CDS encoding MBL fold metallo-hydrolase, with product MKITFLGTGTSQGIPVITCSCAVCQSADHKDKRLRVSVLLETADKTIVIDSGPDFRYQMLRAGVKDLDAILFTHEHKDHIAGLDDIRPFNYLLKKNIDIYATERVQHALRREFSYIFSEIHYPGLPQIDLHTIGDEAFQVGENEIITLDIMHYKLPILGFRIGGFTYITDAKTIPDATVEKIKGTRVLVVNALQKEPHISHFTLDEAIAFAKKIDAETTYFTHISHNLGLHEHVEKDLPANIKLAYDGLTILSE from the coding sequence TTGAAGATTACATTTTTAGGTACGGGCACATCTCAGGGCATTCCTGTAATCACCTGCAGCTGCGCAGTTTGTCAGTCGGCAGACCATAAGGATAAGCGCTTAAGGGTATCTGTACTGTTGGAGACTGCAGATAAAACTATTGTAATTGATAGCGGACCTGATTTCAGGTACCAGATGCTACGTGCAGGGGTAAAAGACCTGGACGCCATTTTGTTTACCCATGAGCATAAAGACCATATTGCTGGCTTAGATGATATCCGGCCATTCAATTATCTGCTAAAAAAGAACATTGATATTTACGCAACTGAAAGGGTGCAACATGCGTTGAGGAGAGAGTTTTCTTATATATTTTCCGAAATCCACTACCCGGGCTTGCCGCAAATAGATTTGCATACAATTGGTGATGAAGCTTTTCAAGTGGGTGAAAATGAGATCATAACTCTGGATATTATGCATTATAAGCTACCTATCCTGGGCTTCAGGATAGGCGGTTTCACTTATATTACCGACGCCAAGACCATACCAGATGCTACCGTTGAAAAGATCAAAGGAACGCGTGTCCTGGTGGTAAACGCATTACAGAAAGAACCACATATTTCTCATTTTACCTTAGACGAGGCTATTGCATTTGCAAAAAAGATAGACGCTGAAACTACTTATTTTACACATATCAGTCATAATTTAGGGCTTCATGAGCATGTGGAAAAAGATTTACCCGCTAATATAAAATTAGCTTACGATGGTTTGACTATATTATCTGAATAA
- a CDS encoding sensor histidine kinase, which produces MAYLLGYKDGADVSGYVVITTLLVILHLFAGAIIAIIRMLTRQQINESRILQYQAETELNLLTSKLSPHFLFNTLNNLYGLSREEHTKVPELLLKLSNLLSYTLYSSDEPFVKLKEEVDCIQNFIALEKIRIGSRLVLEVNIGTYDPTINIAPMVLIVFVENAFKHAKSAVYGPINIFLKLWTDVDFLHFEIENTMTAQSEISEDKPSGIGLATTIKRLDLLYGKAYHLEHGGKDSRYFVKLKTPVNAAY; this is translated from the coding sequence ATGGCTTATCTCCTTGGGTATAAAGATGGGGCAGATGTATCAGGATACGTGGTCATTACGACCTTATTGGTCATTCTTCATCTATTTGCAGGTGCGATCATTGCGATCATCAGGATGCTGACACGACAGCAAATTAATGAGAGCAGAATACTTCAGTATCAGGCAGAAACAGAATTGAATTTACTGACCAGTAAACTTAGTCCTCATTTCCTATTCAATACGTTAAATAACCTGTATGGTTTGTCGCGGGAAGAGCATACGAAGGTACCGGAATTACTGCTTAAGCTTTCTAACTTACTCAGTTACACCTTATATAGTTCGGATGAGCCATTTGTTAAATTGAAGGAGGAAGTAGATTGTATCCAGAATTTTATTGCACTGGAAAAGATAAGAATAGGGAGTAGATTGGTTCTGGAGGTCAATATTGGAACGTATGATCCAACCATCAACATTGCACCCATGGTGTTGATTGTTTTTGTTGAAAATGCGTTTAAACATGCCAAAAGCGCGGTCTATGGTCCAATAAATATATTTTTGAAACTATGGACCGATGTGGACTTTCTTCATTTTGAGATTGAGAATACAATGACAGCCCAGTCAGAAATTTCAGAAGATAAACCTTCCGGTATTGGGCTGGCTACAACGATAAAAAGATTAGATTTGTTGTACGGCAAAGCTTATCATCTGGAACATGGTGGGAAGGATAGCCGTTATTTTGTGAAATTAAAGACTCCTGTAAATGCAGCCTATTAA